Proteins from a single region of Dysosmobacter acutus:
- a CDS encoding YncE family protein, with protein sequence MGDENEGVLNFRIPRGATGAEGPAGEQGPTGPTGPTGPTGPTGPTGPTGATGVGVTGATGATGPTGPAGPCCCHICCAYVTHYTCKKAVTVLDGTRGGVNQNIPLPYFASAIAINPQTGYAYVSSFQDDVVMVLDAASGKVIASVSVSSPNQLALNPNTNRVYIPNTQQDTVSVMDGVTNRAMGTVALPAGSIPMKVAVNPATNTIYCIGQQNLYVIDGRTNALTDTVNIVCPTNLAVNPRTNLVYITAENSMLYAVDGVTNRITGTLASAFCGVPLALAVAPDTNTVYVTTSVHPDLYRISGNTLQVLDVRPLEGEARDMAVDSCGGLLYIVLEHAEKVLLYDMRSGTVTRSIPVDCPYAIAAFAMQG encoded by the coding sequence GTGGGCGACGAAAATGAGGGGGTGCTGAATTTCCGCATTCCCAGAGGAGCGACCGGCGCAGAGGGTCCCGCCGGTGAACAGGGCCCCACCGGCCCCACGGGCCCCACCGGCCCCACGGGCCCCACCGGCCCCACGGGCCCCACGGGAGCCACAGGGGTGGGCGTCACCGGAGCAACTGGAGCAACCGGCCCCACCGGCCCTGCCGGTCCCTGCTGCTGCCATATATGCTGTGCCTATGTGACCCACTATACCTGCAAAAAAGCAGTGACCGTCCTTGACGGCACCAGAGGCGGAGTGAATCAGAATATCCCGCTTCCGTATTTCGCATCGGCCATTGCGATCAATCCCCAAACCGGTTACGCATATGTCAGCAGCTTTCAGGATGATGTTGTCATGGTGTTGGATGCGGCGTCGGGTAAAGTGATCGCATCGGTCTCTGTAAGCTCCCCGAACCAACTGGCCCTCAACCCCAATACGAACAGGGTGTATATTCCCAACACACAGCAGGACACGGTTTCTGTGATGGATGGAGTGACAAACCGGGCGATGGGGACAGTCGCGCTGCCGGCTGGAAGCATACCGATGAAAGTGGCGGTCAATCCCGCCACCAATACAATCTACTGCATTGGCCAGCAGAATCTCTATGTGATCGATGGCCGGACGAACGCGCTGACCGATACGGTCAATATTGTCTGTCCCACCAACCTCGCTGTCAATCCCCGCACCAACCTGGTCTATATCACGGCGGAAAACAGCATGCTGTATGCAGTTGACGGAGTAACCAACCGGATCACCGGCACGCTGGCGTCCGCTTTTTGCGGAGTGCCCCTTGCCCTTGCGGTGGCTCCGGACACAAACACGGTTTATGTGACGACAAGCGTTCACCCGGACCTGTACCGCATCAGCGGCAATACCCTCCAGGTGCTTGATGTGCGGCCTCTGGAAGGGGAAGCACGGGATATGGCCGTGGATTCCTGCGGGGGCCTGTTGTATATTGTCCTGGAGCATGCGGAAAAGGTGCTCCTCTATGACATGAGAAGCGGAACAGTCACGCGGTCCATTCCGGTCGACTGCCCCTATGCCATCGCGGCCTTCGCAATGCAGGGCTAA
- the malQ gene encoding 4-alpha-glucanotransferase — protein MEEPIQRRCGVLMPISALPSPYGIGTLGRAAYEFADQLKAAGQSCWQLLPVGPTSYGDSPYQSFSTYAGNPYFIDLETLCEEGLLERREVESVDWGERPDRVDYAAVYAHRFDLLARVAERGWERDHEAVESFVEENRRWLPDYALFMAVKRHFGMVAWTEWEEEDIRLHRSEAVERYRGLLWEDVRLFTYAQFLFFRQWNRLREYVHGLGLQIIGDLPIYVAMDSADVWAEPEWFQLDEKNRPTAVAGVPPDYFSAEGQLWGNPLYNWDAMKQDGFGWWIRRMEGAARLFDVVRIDHFRGLESYWAVAADAGSAREGHWVKGPGMDLVGVLTGWFPELKIIAEDLGFLTPEVHQLLQDSGLPGMKVLEFAFDSREPSNYLPHTYAPHCVCYVGTHDNAPVMAWKEEAEADDVAYAREYLGLNEEEGFVWGILRGGLGSVAELFVAQMQDYLELGAESRMNTPGVLGGNWQWRLLPGQFTDAIARKMARYATMYGRCPVEPDKQK, from the coding sequence ATGGAAGAGCCGATTCAGCGCCGCTGCGGCGTACTGATGCCCATTTCCGCCCTGCCGTCTCCCTATGGGATCGGTACGCTGGGCCGGGCGGCCTATGAGTTTGCGGATCAGCTGAAGGCGGCGGGACAAAGCTGCTGGCAGCTGCTGCCCGTGGGCCCCACCAGCTATGGAGATTCGCCTTACCAGAGTTTTTCCACCTATGCGGGCAACCCCTATTTCATCGACCTTGAAACGCTTTGCGAAGAGGGCCTTCTGGAGCGGCGGGAGGTGGAGTCCGTGGACTGGGGCGAGCGGCCCGACCGGGTGGACTATGCCGCCGTCTATGCCCATCGCTTTGACCTTCTGGCCAGGGTGGCGGAGCGGGGCTGGGAACGGGACCATGAGGCGGTGGAATCATTTGTGGAGGAGAACCGCCGTTGGCTGCCGGACTACGCGCTGTTCATGGCGGTGAAGCGCCACTTCGGCATGGTCGCCTGGACCGAATGGGAAGAGGAGGACATCCGGCTCCACCGGAGCGAGGCGGTGGAGCGCTACCGCGGCCTCCTGTGGGAGGATGTGCGGCTGTTCACCTATGCCCAGTTCCTGTTTTTCCGCCAGTGGAACCGGCTCAGAGAGTATGTCCACGGCCTTGGATTGCAGATCATCGGGGACCTGCCCATCTATGTGGCCATGGACTCGGCCGACGTGTGGGCGGAGCCGGAGTGGTTCCAGCTGGATGAAAAGAACCGGCCCACGGCGGTGGCCGGTGTGCCGCCGGACTACTTCAGTGCCGAGGGGCAGCTGTGGGGCAACCCCCTTTATAACTGGGACGCCATGAAGCAGGATGGCTTCGGATGGTGGATCCGGCGGATGGAGGGCGCGGCCCGCCTCTTTGACGTGGTGCGCATCGACCATTTTCGGGGCCTGGAGAGCTATTGGGCGGTGGCGGCGGATGCCGGGAGCGCCAGGGAGGGCCACTGGGTCAAGGGACCGGGCATGGACCTGGTGGGAGTGCTCACCGGATGGTTCCCAGAACTTAAAATCATTGCCGAGGACCTGGGTTTCCTGACGCCGGAGGTCCACCAGCTGCTTCAGGATTCCGGGTTGCCGGGGATGAAGGTGCTGGAGTTTGCCTTTGACTCCCGGGAGCCCTCCAACTATCTGCCCCACACCTATGCGCCTCACTGTGTCTGCTATGTGGGGACCCACGACAACGCGCCCGTGATGGCCTGGAAGGAAGAGGCGGAAGCGGACGATGTGGCCTATGCCCGGGAATACCTGGGGCTCAATGAGGAAGAGGGCTTTGTCTGGGGAATCCTCCGGGGCGGCCTGGGCAGCGTGGCGGAATTGTTTGTGGCCCAGATGCAGGACTACTTGGAGCTGGGCGCCGAATCAAGGATGAACACGCCTGGGGTTTTAGGCGGCAACTGGCAGTGGCGATTGCTGCCCGGTCAGTTTACCGATGCGATAGCAAGGAAGATGGCCCGATACGCAACGATGTACGGCCGCTGTCCGGTTGAACCTGACAAGCAAAAATAA
- a CDS encoding carbohydrate ABC transporter permease, which yields MKTRKGSLWTLFFTVLSALYLYPIIMVVLNSFKEETAITTAGAFEAPTAETFAGLSNYINAIASKGFLQSFGYSLFITVSSVALILLCCSMCAWYITRVKSLLSRVLYYLCVFSMVVPFQMVMFTLSSVADKLHINLLLFDLRFNTPWTICFIYLGFGAGLAVFMFSGFMKSIPLEIEEAAMIDGCNPIQTYFHIVFPILRPTMISVGVLETMWVWNDYLLPTLVLDIKKYRTIPMLIQYFRGSYGRVEMGPMMACIVLTILPVVIVYLLGQKHIIKGVVAGAVKG from the coding sequence ATGAAAACGAGAAAAGGGTCTCTCTGGACGCTTTTTTTTACGGTGCTCAGCGCGCTGTATCTGTATCCCATCATCATGGTGGTGCTCAACTCCTTCAAGGAGGAGACGGCCATTACCACCGCCGGCGCCTTTGAGGCGCCCACGGCGGAGACCTTTGCCGGCCTTTCCAACTATATCAACGCCATTGCCTCCAAGGGCTTTTTGCAGAGCTTTGGCTACAGCCTCTTCATCACCGTCTCCTCCGTGGCGCTGATCCTGCTGTGCTGTTCCATGTGCGCCTGGTATATCACCCGGGTGAAGAGCCTTCTCTCCAGGGTGCTCTACTACCTCTGCGTCTTCTCCATGGTGGTGCCCTTCCAGATGGTGATGTTCACCCTCTCCTCCGTGGCGGATAAGCTGCACATCAATCTGCTGCTTTTTGATCTGCGATTCAATACGCCCTGGACCATCTGCTTCATCTACCTGGGCTTTGGCGCGGGGCTGGCGGTATTCATGTTCTCCGGCTTTATGAAGTCCATTCCCCTGGAGATTGAGGAGGCGGCCATGATCGACGGGTGCAACCCCATCCAGACCTACTTTCACATTGTGTTCCCCATCCTGCGGCCCACCATGATTTCCGTGGGCGTGCTGGAGACCATGTGGGTGTGGAATGACTACCTGCTTCCCACGCTGGTGCTGGACATCAAGAAATACCGCACCATTCCCATGCTGATCCAATATTTCCGGGGCAGCTACGGCCGGGTGGAGATGGGACCCATGATGGCCTGCATTGTGCTGACCATCCTCCCGGTGGTCATCGTCTACCTGTTGGGCCAGAAGCACATCATCAAGGGCGTCGTGGCCGGCGCGGTGAAAGGATGA
- a CDS encoding carbohydrate ABC transporter permease has product MEKALKRYFPIFVLPTLAAFIVGFIIPFGQGLYLSFCKFTTVNNASWVGWGNYEKALTDATFSHAFRFTVGFAVVATVLINVLAFMIALVLTRNIRGTNLFRTVFFMPNLIGGIVLGYIWQILLNGVLSQLAQPLLALNSTAGYWGLILLMCWQQIGYMMIIYIAGLQNVPPELMEAASIDGATPWQTLWRVKLPMVMPSVTICLFLTITNSFKLFDQNLSLTAGEPAHATEMLALNIYYTFYSRSGPMWKGIGQAKAVIFFVLVVAIALIQLRATRSKEVQQ; this is encoded by the coding sequence ATGGAAAAAGCCTTAAAGAGATACTTCCCGATCTTTGTCCTGCCCACGCTGGCCGCTTTTATTGTGGGGTTCATCATCCCATTCGGCCAGGGGCTCTACCTGTCCTTCTGCAAGTTTACCACTGTCAACAACGCCTCGTGGGTGGGCTGGGGCAACTATGAAAAGGCCCTGACGGACGCCACCTTCTCCCACGCCTTCCGGTTTACTGTGGGCTTTGCCGTGGTGGCCACCGTGCTCATCAACGTGCTGGCCTTCATGATCGCCCTGGTGCTGACCCGGAATATCCGGGGCACCAACCTCTTCCGCACGGTGTTTTTCATGCCCAATCTCATCGGCGGCATTGTGCTTGGCTATATCTGGCAGATCCTGCTCAACGGCGTGCTGAGCCAGCTGGCCCAGCCCCTTCTGGCGCTGAATTCCACCGCGGGCTATTGGGGGCTCATCCTGCTCATGTGCTGGCAGCAGATCGGATATATGATGATCATCTATATCGCCGGACTCCAGAATGTGCCGCCGGAGCTGATGGAGGCGGCCTCCATCGACGGCGCCACGCCCTGGCAGACGCTGTGGCGGGTGAAGCTGCCCATGGTCATGCCCTCCGTCACCATCTGCCTGTTTTTGACCATCACCAATTCCTTCAAGCTCTTTGACCAGAATCTGTCCCTCACCGCCGGTGAGCCCGCCCACGCCACGGAGATGCTGGCGCTGAACATCTACTATACCTTTTACTCCCGCTCGGGTCCCATGTGGAAGGGCATCGGTCAGGCCAAGGCCGTGATCTTCTTCGTTCTGGTGGTGGCCATCGCCCTGATCCAGCTTCGGGCCACCCGCTCCAAGGAGGTGCAGCAATGA
- a CDS encoding ABC transporter substrate-binding protein, with protein MKRMFTLLLALVLCASLLAGCGNSGGSSSGSGSGSGSGAASDGQVYYLNFKPEQDEDWKALAKAYTEETGVPVTVVTAASGDYETTLMAEMGKSEAPTLFQVNGPVGLKNWQDYCYDLSDTASYGELTSDDFALKGEDGSGVYGIAYVIETYGIICNKALLEQAGYSVEDITNFESLKKVAEDITARKGELGFSAFTSAGMDGSSDWRFKTHLANLPIYYEYENEGIHAEAIQGTYLDNYKAIWDLYINNATCAPSELSAKTGDDAVAEFVGGQAVFYQNGTWAYNDVKDLGDENLDMLPIYIGVDGEENQGLCTGSENYWCVNKDAAPEDIQATLDFLYWVVTSETGTTSLADDMGFVCPFKSAKTSTNYLVGIADQYIADGKKPVDWCFPTMPSEEWKNGVGSALTAYAAGTGTWDAVVTAFVDGWASEYQLANG; from the coding sequence ATGAAAAGAATGTTCACTCTCTTGCTGGCATTGGTCCTGTGTGCTTCTTTGCTGGCTGGCTGCGGCAATTCCGGCGGCAGTTCCAGTGGCTCCGGCAGCGGCAGCGGTTCCGGCGCGGCTTCGGACGGTCAGGTCTACTACCTGAACTTCAAGCCTGAGCAGGATGAAGACTGGAAGGCTCTGGCGAAGGCCTACACCGAGGAGACCGGAGTGCCTGTCACCGTGGTGACCGCGGCCTCCGGCGACTATGAGACCACGCTGATGGCCGAGATGGGCAAGTCCGAGGCGCCCACTCTCTTTCAGGTCAACGGCCCCGTGGGTCTGAAGAACTGGCAGGACTACTGCTATGACCTGTCCGACACGGCGAGCTACGGAGAGCTGACCAGCGATGACTTTGCCCTCAAGGGCGAGGACGGCAGCGGCGTCTACGGCATCGCCTATGTCATCGAGACCTACGGCATCATCTGCAACAAGGCCCTGCTGGAGCAGGCCGGCTACTCCGTGGAGGACATCACCAATTTTGAGTCTTTGAAGAAGGTGGCTGAGGACATCACCGCCCGCAAGGGTGAGCTGGGCTTCTCCGCCTTCACCTCCGCCGGCATGGACGGCAGCTCCGACTGGCGCTTTAAAACCCACCTGGCCAACCTGCCCATCTACTATGAATATGAGAACGAGGGCATCCACGCCGAGGCCATCCAGGGCACCTATCTGGACAACTACAAGGCCATCTGGGACCTGTATATCAACAACGCCACCTGCGCTCCCAGTGAGCTCTCCGCCAAGACCGGCGACGACGCGGTGGCTGAGTTTGTGGGCGGCCAGGCCGTGTTTTATCAGAACGGCACCTGGGCCTACAACGACGTGAAGGACCTGGGCGACGAGAACCTGGATATGCTGCCCATCTATATCGGCGTGGACGGCGAGGAGAACCAGGGCCTGTGCACCGGCTCTGAGAACTACTGGTGCGTCAATAAGGATGCCGCCCCTGAGGACATCCAGGCCACGCTGGACTTCCTCTACTGGGTGGTGACCTCCGAGACCGGAACCACCAGCCTGGCCGACGACATGGGCTTCGTCTGCCCCTTCAAGTCCGCCAAGACTTCCACCAACTACCTGGTGGGCATTGCCGATCAGTATATCGCCGACGGCAAGAAGCCTGTGGACTGGTGCTTCCCCACCATGCCTTCTGAGGAGTGGAAGAACGGCGTCGGCAGCGCTCTGACCGCCTATGCCGCCGGAACCGGCACCTGGGATGCTGTTGTGACCGCCTTTGTGGACGGCTGGGCCTCCGAATACCAGCTGGCCAACGGCTAA
- a CDS encoding LacI family DNA-binding transcriptional regulator, producing the protein MTIKDIAALCGVSVSTVSRVLNNHPDVSAQVRSRVMEVVQANHYIPSNSARDLVRTRSDAIGLVVRGTANPFFAEVLKTMEAKVTEAGYTMVLHQIGTCDDELQAGAMLERDKKLRGLLLLGGRSDYAKNDVAALNVPFVCCTYDNSYGTLGEEEYSSVSIDDEQEACRAVKSLIGKGHRRIAALISARNDRSISELRYGGYRRALKEAGIALDETLVEETGSFQMPEAYEAMERLLKRTGEFTALFAISDAMAVAAIKALDDAGRRVPEDCSVIAIDGITMSAYTLPTLSTLIQPADQIAAEAVRILVDRIEGRAAGRHVQVATILRPGRSVCVNQE; encoded by the coding sequence GTGACAATCAAAGACATTGCAGCGCTGTGCGGCGTGTCTGTCAGCACGGTATCCCGGGTGCTGAACAATCATCCCGACGTCAGCGCGCAGGTGCGCTCCCGGGTGATGGAGGTGGTCCAGGCCAACCACTACATCCCCAGCAACAGCGCAAGGGATCTGGTGCGCACCCGTTCTGACGCCATTGGGCTGGTGGTCCGGGGCACGGCCAATCCCTTTTTTGCCGAGGTCCTCAAGACCATGGAGGCCAAGGTCACCGAGGCGGGGTATACCATGGTGCTCCACCAGATCGGCACCTGCGACGACGAGCTCCAGGCCGGAGCCATGCTGGAGAGGGATAAAAAGCTGCGGGGCCTGCTGCTTTTGGGCGGGCGGTCCGACTATGCGAAAAACGATGTGGCCGCGCTGAATGTCCCCTTTGTCTGCTGCACCTATGACAACAGCTATGGGACGCTGGGGGAGGAGGAGTACTCCTCCGTGTCCATTGACGACGAGCAGGAGGCCTGCCGGGCGGTAAAGAGCCTGATCGGCAAAGGGCACCGGCGGATCGCCGCTCTCATATCGGCCCGGAATGACCGCTCCATCAGTGAGCTGCGCTACGGCGGCTACCGCCGGGCGCTTAAGGAGGCGGGCATTGCGCTGGACGAGACGCTGGTGGAGGAGACGGGCAGCTTCCAGATGCCGGAGGCCTACGAGGCCATGGAGCGGCTGCTGAAGAGAACCGGGGAGTTTACGGCCCTTTTCGCCATCTCCGACGCCATGGCCGTGGCGGCAATCAAGGCTTTGGACGATGCGGGGCGCCGGGTGCCGGAGGACTGCTCTGTCATAGCCATCGACGGCATCACCATGTCAGCCTACACGCTGCCGACCCTCAGCACGCTCATCCAGCCTGCGGACCAGATCGCCGCTGAGGCGGTGCGCATCTTGGTGGACCGGATCGAGGGCCGCGCCGCCGGCCGTCACGTGCAGGTGGCCACGATTCTGCGCCCTGGGCGTTCTGTTTGCGTAAATCAGGAATAA
- the argF gene encoding ornithine carbamoyltransferase → MTQKHFLKLLDFTPAEIQEFLDTAAELKAKKKAGVPHRMLEGKNVALIFEKTSTRTRCAFEVAAQDLGMGSTYLGPTGSQIGVKESMADTARVLGRMFDGIEYRGFEQSRVEELAQYAGVPVFNGLTNEFHPTQILADFLTIQEHFGKLQGIKLVYMGDARYNMGNSLMVGCAKMGMHFVACAPKKYFPDQALIDACQAVASQTGAKLEFMEDPMEATQGAHVIYTDVWVSMGEPVEVWAERVADLGPYQVTQTLMDNAGPQCRFMHCLPAYHDHKTTVGREMGEKFGRSAMEVTDEVFESPASIVFDEAENRMHTIKAVMALLMQ, encoded by the coding sequence ATGACACAAAAACACTTTTTAAAGCTTTTAGACTTTACACCAGCTGAAATTCAGGAGTTTTTGGATACCGCCGCGGAGCTGAAGGCCAAGAAGAAGGCGGGCGTTCCCCACCGTATGCTGGAGGGGAAGAACGTGGCGCTGATCTTTGAGAAGACCTCCACCCGCACCCGCTGCGCCTTTGAGGTGGCGGCCCAGGACTTGGGCATGGGCAGCACCTACCTGGGGCCCACTGGCTCCCAGATCGGCGTAAAGGAGTCCATGGCCGACACTGCCCGGGTATTGGGCCGTATGTTTGACGGCATCGAGTACCGCGGCTTTGAGCAGTCCAGGGTGGAGGAACTGGCTCAGTACGCCGGCGTGCCGGTGTTCAACGGTCTGACCAACGAGTTCCATCCCACCCAGATTTTAGCGGACTTTTTGACCATCCAGGAGCACTTCGGCAAGCTACAGGGGATCAAGCTGGTGTACATGGGCGACGCCCGGTACAACATGGGAAACTCCCTGATGGTGGGCTGCGCCAAGATGGGGATGCACTTTGTGGCCTGCGCGCCCAAAAAGTACTTCCCGGACCAAGCGCTGATCGACGCCTGCCAGGCTGTGGCTTCCCAGACCGGCGCCAAATTGGAGTTCATGGAGGATCCCATGGAGGCCACTCAGGGCGCCCATGTGATCTACACCGACGTATGGGTCTCCATGGGAGAGCCGGTGGAGGTCTGGGCGGAGCGCGTCGCCGATCTGGGGCCCTACCAGGTGACCCAGACCCTGATGGACAACGCCGGCCCCCAGTGCCGGTTTATGCACTGCCTGCCCGCCTATCATGACCACAAGACCACGGTGGGCAGGGAGATGGGAGAGAAGTTTGGGCGTAGCGCCATGGAGGTCACCGACGAGGTCTTTGAGTCCCCCGCCTCCATCGTCTTTGACGAGGCGGAAAACCGCATGCACACCATCAAGGCCGTTATGGCCCTGCTGATGCAATAA
- the argH gene encoding argininosuccinate lyase: protein MKLWSGRFGKETNELVNDFNASIQFDARLYREDIQGSLAHARMLGDCGVISKEDVAAITAGLESILKDIEQGRVEFTADNEDIHMNVEALLTKRIGDAGKRLHTARSRNDQVAVDFRMYVRREIPVMVRQVAELQSVLCRQAKAHQTTVMPGYTHLQRAQPISFAQHLMAYANMLCRDVTRLEDCAKRLNECPLGSGALAGTTYPIDRWETARDLGFDAPMSNSLDGVSDRDYALELLSALSILMMHLSRFSEEVILWCSWEFKFIELDDAYATGSSIMPQKKNPDVAELVRGKTGRVYGDLMSLLTVMKGIPLAYNKDMQEDKEPVFDAIDTVEMCVPVFAAMLDTMRVIPENMRAAAGHGFINATDCADYLTKKGMPFRDAYTVTGRLVAYCGQNGKTLEQLTLEELRQVSDLFDGDVYQALSLEECMGQRSSYGGPAVSETSRQIAAVEEFIAARRG, encoded by the coding sequence ATGAAACTTTGGTCCGGCCGGTTCGGCAAGGAGACCAACGAGTTGGTCAACGATTTCAACGCATCCATTCAATTCGACGCCCGGCTCTACCGGGAGGACATCCAGGGCAGCCTGGCCCACGCCAGGATGTTAGGGGACTGCGGCGTCATCTCCAAAGAGGACGTGGCCGCCATCACTGCGGGGCTTGAGTCCATCCTAAAGGACATCGAGCAGGGCAGGGTGGAGTTCACCGCCGACAACGAGGACATCCACATGAATGTGGAGGCCCTTCTGACAAAGCGCATCGGCGACGCGGGCAAGCGGCTTCACACTGCCCGCAGCCGCAACGACCAGGTGGCGGTGGACTTCCGTATGTACGTCCGCCGGGAGATTCCGGTGATGGTGCGGCAGGTGGCAGAGCTTCAGAGCGTGCTGTGCCGCCAGGCGAAAGCCCACCAGACCACGGTGATGCCCGGCTACACCCACCTCCAGCGGGCCCAGCCCATCTCCTTTGCCCAGCATCTGATGGCCTACGCCAACATGCTCTGCCGGGATGTGACGCGTCTGGAGGACTGCGCAAAGCGGCTCAACGAGTGTCCGTTGGGCTCTGGCGCCCTGGCCGGCACCACCTATCCCATCGACCGGTGGGAGACGGCCCGGGATCTGGGGTTTGACGCGCCCATGTCCAACTCCTTAGACGGCGTCAGCGACCGGGACTACGCTCTGGAGCTGCTGAGCGCCCTGTCCATCCTGATGATGCATCTCAGCCGCTTTTCCGAGGAGGTGATCCTCTGGTGCAGCTGGGAATTCAAGTTCATTGAGCTGGACGACGCCTACGCCACCGGCTCGTCCATCATGCCCCAGAAAAAGAACCCGGACGTGGCGGAGCTGGTTCGGGGCAAGACCGGCCGCGTCTACGGCGATCTGATGAGTCTTCTGACGGTGATGAAGGGCATTCCCCTGGCCTACAACAAGGACATGCAGGAGGACAAGGAGCCGGTATTCGACGCCATCGACACGGTGGAGATGTGCGTTCCGGTGTTTGCCGCCATGTTGGACACCATGCGGGTGATTCCGGAGAACATGCGCGCCGCTGCCGGCCATGGCTTCATCAACGCCACCGACTGTGCCGATTACCTGACCAAAAAGGGTATGCCCTTCCGGGACGCCTACACCGTCACCGGCCGTCTGGTGGCCTACTGCGGCCAAAACGGGAAGACCTTGGAGCAGCTGACCCTGGAGGAGCTGCGTCAGGTGTCGGACCTCTTTGACGGCGACGTCTACCAGGCCCTGAGCTTGGAGGAGTGCATGGGCCAGAGAAGCAGCTACGGCGGCCCCGCCGTCAGCGAGACGAGCCGCCAGATCGCAGCGGTGGAGGAATTCATCGCCGCCCGCCGCGGATAG
- a CDS encoding argininosuccinate synthase, translating to MSKKEIKKIVLAYSGGLDTSIIIPWLKENYNNPEIIAVAADVGQGDELEGLEEKAIKTGASKLYIADLVDEMVDDVIIPSLKMGASYEQYLLGTAFARPIIGKKLVEIAKQENADAIAHGCTGKGNDQVRFELAIKRFAPEMTIIAPWRTWDIKSRDEEIDYAEAHNVPLKINRETNYSKDKNLWHLSHEGLDLEDPANEPQYEKKGFLEMGVSPVDAPDKPTYVTIDFEQGAPVALDGQKMKASDIIRKLNQLGGENGIGLLDIVENRLVGMKDRGVYETPGGTILYHAHQALEMITVDKDTAHMKTKLAVDFADLIYNGKWFSPLREALSAFADKTQEYVTGSVKLKLYKGNIINAGITSPHSLYSEQLVTFGESDYDQGQATGFINLWGLPDTVQALREQGKL from the coding sequence ATGAGCAAGAAAGAGATCAAAAAGATCGTCCTGGCCTATTCCGGCGGCCTGGACACTTCCATTATCATTCCCTGGCTGAAGGAAAACTACAACAATCCTGAGATCATCGCCGTGGCCGCCGACGTGGGCCAGGGCGATGAGCTGGAGGGACTGGAGGAGAAGGCCATCAAGACCGGCGCCTCCAAGCTGTACATAGCGGACCTGGTGGACGAGATGGTGGACGACGTCATCATCCCCTCCCTGAAGATGGGCGCAAGCTATGAGCAGTACCTGCTGGGCACCGCCTTTGCCCGCCCCATTATCGGCAAGAAGCTGGTGGAGATCGCCAAGCAGGAGAACGCCGACGCCATTGCCCACGGCTGCACTGGAAAGGGCAACGACCAAGTCCGTTTTGAGCTGGCCATCAAGCGCTTTGCGCCGGAGATGACCATCATCGCCCCCTGGAGAACCTGGGACATCAAGAGCCGTGACGAGGAGATCGACTACGCCGAGGCCCACAACGTCCCCCTGAAGATCAACCGCGAGACCAACTACTCCAAGGATAAGAACCTGTGGCACCTGAGCCATGAGGGATTGGACCTGGAGGACCCCGCCAACGAGCCCCAGTATGAGAAAAAGGGCTTTTTGGAGATGGGCGTCAGCCCCGTCGACGCGCCCGACAAGCCCACCTATGTGACCATCGACTTTGAACAGGGCGCGCCCGTTGCCTTGGACGGCCAGAAGATGAAGGCCAGCGACATCATCCGCAAGCTGAATCAGTTGGGCGGCGAGAACGGCATCGGCCTTCTGGACATCGTGGAAAACCGCCTCGTGGGCATGAAGGACCGCGGCGTCTATGAGACGCCGGGCGGCACCATCCTCTATCACGCCCACCAGGCGCTGGAGATGATCACCGTGGATAAGGACACCGCCCACATGAAGACCAAGCTGGCCGTGGATTTCGCGGACCTCATTTACAACGGCAAGTGGTTCAGCCCCCTGCGGGAGGCCCTGAGTGCCTTTGCCGACAAGACCCAGGAGTACGTGACCGGCTCCGTGAAGCTGAAGCTCTACAAGGGCAACATCATCAACGCCGGCATCACCTCCCCCCACAGCCTCTACTCCGAGCAGCTGGTGACCTTCGGCGAGAGCGACTACGATCAGGGCCAGGCAACCGGCTTCATCAACCTCTGGGGCCTGCCCGACACGGTCCAGGCACTGCGGGAGCAGGGCAAGCTGTAA